One Prolixibacteraceae bacterium DNA segment encodes these proteins:
- a CDS encoding PadR family transcriptional regulator, with the protein MKLDNTKAQMRKGILEYCVLLLLSKRPLYASELIQELKNAKLIIVEGTLYPLLTRLKNAGLLDYQWQESQQGPPRKYYTLTDSGNIFLQGLEESWTELSNTVNNIKKL; encoded by the coding sequence ATGAAGTTAGACAATACCAAAGCACAGATGCGAAAAGGGATATTGGAATATTGTGTACTTCTACTTTTATCCAAAAGGCCTCTGTATGCCTCTGAATTGATTCAAGAGCTTAAGAATGCCAAGCTGATTATTGTGGAGGGAACCTTATATCCTTTGTTAACAAGATTAAAAAATGCCGGTCTTTTGGACTATCAATGGCAAGAATCTCAACAAGGTCCCCCACGTAAATATTATACTCTTACGGATTCTGGGAATATCTTCTTACAAGGACTAGAAGAGTCGTGGACAGAATTATCCAATACAGTCAATAATATCAAGAAACTATAA
- a CDS encoding PspC domain-containing protein, translating into MKKTVNINLAGTTFHIDEDAYALLHEYLKKLKAYYHGNEEGVDIIQDIESRIAELFIEFRIRESTPINLVMTQRVIDQLGDPSMFEENEEETEKNLNKTNNNPSKKLFRDPTNKILGGVFSGVCAYANIKLTAVRIIAIIALIIYWPISIIYLVLWIIIPGAKTKTDFMQMRGIDPTVENIERFTQQEDYSKNRSSFGNGCLTALLVLILGILLLPLLLILLIFIIIIPIAFAVPGLMHQSLEPYIDPERIINFSTWSVIASLGLVIIPLLIILIFRLRHIQWKKEVKRLVTLILLIIWIMCGVQVVNNGVIIFKDFSGSSIHFNYKDNKTFNSFDRSIIDSKADTLWIKTKLPKGAEESLFPTKLNIKKSNDSLFHIKLSTTSKNSTSLDNKRSYFFTLKQDTLYISPKLFKADNVKFDDIKYTLFVPIEHTIFIDEPLKNILDDVKNTSNTWDYEMANHFWKQSIKGLERVDEK; encoded by the coding sequence ATGAAAAAAACAGTCAATATAAATCTGGCAGGAACCACATTCCATATAGATGAGGATGCATATGCCCTACTTCATGAATATCTAAAGAAATTAAAAGCTTACTATCATGGTAATGAAGAAGGGGTGGATATAATTCAAGATATCGAGTCTAGAATTGCGGAGCTATTTATTGAATTCAGAATTAGAGAGAGTACTCCAATCAACCTAGTAATGACACAACGAGTAATTGATCAACTAGGCGATCCATCTATGTTTGAAGAGAACGAGGAGGAGACGGAGAAAAATCTCAATAAAACGAATAATAATCCTTCAAAAAAACTCTTCAGAGATCCTACGAACAAAATTTTAGGGGGAGTATTTTCAGGGGTGTGTGCCTATGCAAATATTAAACTTACTGCTGTTCGTATCATTGCTATTATTGCATTAATAATTTATTGGCCAATTTCAATTATTTATTTAGTTCTATGGATCATCATTCCGGGAGCTAAAACAAAGACCGATTTTATGCAGATGAGAGGAATCGACCCAACGGTAGAAAATATCGAAAGATTTACACAACAAGAGGACTATTCAAAAAACAGATCTTCTTTCGGCAATGGTTGTTTGACTGCTTTGTTGGTCCTAATATTAGGCATACTACTGCTACCATTACTATTAATTCTACTTATATTCATTATCATTATACCTATTGCTTTTGCAGTGCCTGGTCTAATGCACCAATCATTAGAACCATATATAGATCCAGAAAGAATCATTAATTTCTCGACATGGAGTGTCATTGCATCTTTAGGTCTAGTCATCATTCCTTTACTTATTATACTCATATTCCGTCTAAGACATATTCAATGGAAAAAAGAGGTCAAAAGATTGGTCACACTAATCCTACTAATTATTTGGATTATGTGTGGTGTACAGGTTGTAAATAATGGTGTTATCATATTTAAAGATTTTTCAGGATCTTCAATCCACTTTAATTACAAAGACAATAAAACGTTCAATAGCTTCGATAGATCCATAATTGATAGTAAAGCAGATACACTTTGGATAAAAACAAAACTACCTAAGGGGGCAGAAGAATCGCTATTCCCAACGAAACTGAACATTAAGAAGAGTAATGACTCTTTGTTTCATATTAAATTAAGTACTACTTCTAAGAATAGCACAAGTCTTGATAATAAAAGATCTTACTTCTTTACTTTGAAACAAGATACATTGTATATCTCTCCCAAACTTTTTAAAGCAGATAATGTAAAATTTGACGATATTAAATATACTTTATTTGTTCCTATTGAACATACTATTTTTATCGATGAACCATTAAAAAACATCTTAGATGATGTAAAGAATACATCAAATACATGGGACTATGAAATGGCTAATCATTTTTGGAAACAGTCTATAAAGGGACTAGAGAGAGTTGACGAGAAATAA
- a CDS encoding PspC domain-containing protein, producing the protein MNKLRRSKNKVIAGVCGGLAKYINPDIDPVAVRAATVVLSICIPIIPIIYLVLALVIPDEKDYRY; encoded by the coding sequence ATGAATAAACTTAGAAGATCAAAGAATAAGGTTATTGCAGGTGTATGCGGAGGTCTAGCAAAATATATCAATCCAGATATTGATCCCGTTGCAGTAAGAGCAGCAACTGTTGTTTTATCAATTTGTATACCTATAATCCCAATAATCTACCTTGTCCTTGCATTGGTAATTCCAGATGAGAAAGACTATCGTTATTGA
- a CDS encoding non-canonical purine NTP diphosphatase yields the protein MKIIFATHNPNKLREIQQMVGASYVVLGLEDIQCHDEIEETETTLEGNALIKSNYIHENFHVNCFSDDTGLEVEALDGAPGVYSARYAGPDCNAEDNMDKLLKNLGSIENRKAQFRTVISLILEDQKYLFEGVVKGTITKERSGSDGFGYDPIFMPEGYNKTFSEMSSDEKNLISHRGVAVRKLIAFLKNYHSNK from the coding sequence ATGAAGATTATTTTTGCAACCCATAATCCCAATAAATTAAGGGAAATACAACAGATGGTTGGAGCCTCTTATGTAGTTCTCGGATTAGAAGATATCCAATGTCATGACGAGATCGAAGAGACAGAGACTACACTAGAAGGCAATGCTCTGATTAAATCGAACTATATACATGAAAACTTCCATGTTAACTGCTTCTCTGATGATACAGGATTAGAGGTAGAGGCTCTCGATGGGGCACCTGGAGTATACTCTGCAAGATATGCTGGACCTGATTGTAACGCAGAAGACAATATGGACAAACTTCTAAAAAATCTAGGTAGCATAGAAAACCGTAAGGCACAGTTTAGAACAGTAATCTCACTGATCCTTGAAGATCAAAAATATCTATTTGAGGGGGTCGTTAAAGGCACCATCACTAAAGAAAGATCTGGAAGTGATGGATTTGGTTATGATCCTATTTTTATGCCTGAGGGATACAACAAAACCTTCTCTGAAATGAGTTCTGATGAAAAAAACCTTATTAGTCATAGAGGAGTTGCGGTAAGAAAACTAATTGCATTCCTAAAAAACTATCATTCTAATAAATAG
- the recO gene encoding DNA repair protein RecO, translating to MEPIRTSAIVLGCNDYTTSKKIVKLLTPNFGKIECIVTGVSSKKGKIKRAYLQPSFNLECIVEKKNESKALYTLKEFHIKENYYTIPYDVLKSSQVFFLCEAIQKLTVEDTQQQLLYEFVSNAFQMLDVSDKGAENFHIIFLFELLKIQGYPLSNNEIPLYKTKDIDYKELNIEDLNFNKITTLNWNRNIRNQWIELILRHIEITLNIRFRMKSLSILKQIFD from the coding sequence ATGGAACCTATCCGTACTTCAGCAATCGTATTGGGTTGTAATGACTATACCACAAGTAAAAAAATAGTCAAATTACTGACTCCTAATTTTGGAAAAATTGAGTGTATTGTTACGGGAGTATCGTCAAAAAAAGGTAAGATCAAAAGAGCTTACCTACAACCTTCATTCAACCTAGAATGTATCGTAGAGAAAAAGAATGAATCCAAAGCTCTGTACACTTTGAAAGAGTTTCATATAAAAGAGAACTATTATACAATACCATATGACGTCCTAAAATCTAGCCAAGTGTTCTTTCTATGTGAAGCCATACAGAAGTTAACAGTGGAAGATACCCAACAACAACTCCTATATGAATTTGTCTCTAATGCGTTTCAAATGCTAGATGTCTCAGATAAAGGGGCAGAAAACTTCCATATTATATTTCTTTTTGAACTACTAAAAATACAAGGATATCCATTATCAAATAATGAGATCCCTTTATATAAAACAAAGGATATCGATTATAAAGAGTTAAACATAGAGGATCTTAACTTCAATAAAATAACGACGCTCAATTGGAATAGAAACATAAGAAATCAATGGATAGAGCTTATACTAAGACATATTGAGATCACTCTTAATATTCGCTTTAGAATGAAATCGCTATCAATTCTCAAACAAATTTTTGATTAA
- a CDS encoding aminotransferase class I/II-fold pyridoxal phosphate-dependent enzyme codes for MATAKIPLSRNNIFAYIKQISEEHNALNAALPSSDIICPDKLIELVQKYMKQGVNNNTPLNGVYPLRKQITQRVNKEYQANYNEETEITISTGTIQSIATAINTFVKEGDEVIVFEPSIESFIPPIEINGGRARFISLKAPNFKIEWEEVKKMISTKTRMIILNSPQNPTGRVMSDEDVKNLIKITNGTNIIIIGNESFEKIVFDTEKHHSFTQYEQLKSRTLVVSDFGPIFRINGWGISYVLGSEKLMKSYMSTQAYNGHSTNTPGQLALAEYLEGYTENGELSEMYQGKRNYFLRLIKDSSFEFVPCKGTYYQILDYSKISNEPDTEFVERLIKEYGIATVPVSIFQHEKNRKSHLIRICFAKPNHILDEIAEKLNKVKAAIETT; via the coding sequence ATGGCAACAGCAAAGATTCCTCTTTCGCGAAATAATATTTTCGCTTATATAAAACAGATTTCTGAAGAGCACAACGCACTTAATGCAGCTCTTCCATCTTCTGACATCATATGTCCGGACAAGTTAATTGAACTAGTTCAGAAATATATGAAACAAGGAGTGAACAACAACACTCCATTGAATGGAGTATACCCTTTACGTAAGCAAATTACGCAAAGAGTCAACAAAGAGTATCAAGCAAATTACAATGAAGAAACTGAGATAACTATATCTACAGGCACTATTCAGAGTATTGCTACTGCCATTAACACATTTGTTAAAGAAGGAGATGAAGTGATCGTTTTTGAACCATCTATCGAGTCTTTCATCCCTCCCATTGAAATAAATGGTGGAAGGGCTCGTTTCATCAGTCTAAAAGCTCCGAATTTCAAGATTGAATGGGAAGAGGTAAAAAAGATGATCTCCACTAAAACAAGGATGATTATTTTAAACTCTCCTCAAAATCCTACAGGTAGAGTTATGTCTGATGAAGACGTTAAAAACCTCATCAAGATTACCAATGGAACCAATATTATTATCATTGGAAATGAATCCTTCGAGAAGATCGTTTTTGATACTGAAAAACATCATAGTTTTACCCAGTATGAACAACTTAAATCTAGAACATTGGTTGTCTCTGACTTTGGTCCTATATTCCGTATTAATGGTTGGGGTATCTCTTATGTATTAGGTTCTGAAAAACTGATGAAGTCCTATATGAGCACTCAAGCTTATAATGGACATAGCACGAATACTCCGGGACAATTGGCACTAGCAGAGTACTTAGAGGGTTATACTGAAAATGGCGAACTCTCTGAAATGTACCAAGGTAAAAGAAATTATTTCTTAAGACTAATCAAAGATAGTAGCTTTGAATTCGTCCCTTGTAAAGGAACATACTACCAAATACTTGATTATAGTAAAATCTCAAACGAACCAGATACTGAATTTGTAGAGAGACTTATTAAAGAGTATGGTATTGCAACCGTTCCCGTTTCAATCTTTCAACACGAAAAAAATAGAAAGAGTCACCTCATTCGTATTTGCTTTGCAAAACCAAACCATATATTGGATGAAATCGCCGAAAAGCTTAATAAAGTAAAGGCTGCTATTGAAACAACATAA
- a CDS encoding ISAs1 family transposase has protein sequence MDNDLSSAEIRKFYEKLQVKLVDNRSHIGLKHELAFVITLFIISILTSYGHLSMNKIHRNMVRHYEKLCICLHKDIDSCISRVQLTRILSEFDYDSFLTICDEVYSSTEWISIDGKELRGSIDSKSNKKRGLSIVYSIGHNTNIQQLLGFYDGTKESEKNIVYDHILELPEKAKVTLDAMHNSENLLSNIHQNSRFYLTQIKSNQQKLKDDLVHTSNHIKVDDVMTEIDKSHGRIDSRKYEIYPINTEMLDPRWCNSGICNMIKVTRESYNVKRDKRSTETRYYITNYNGKIDEIAGAIRGHWKIEIMNRIRDVNFGEDKLKSLDHGLQKSISSIMLFICSKLMEINSYNNLNILREELVHNTDKIHDVFAA, from the coding sequence ATGGATAACGACCTTTCAAGTGCCGAAATTAGAAAATTTTATGAGAAATTACAAGTCAAATTGGTAGATAATAGGAGTCATATAGGACTTAAGCACGAATTGGCTTTTGTTATCACTCTTTTTATTATCTCAATTCTGACAAGTTATGGTCATCTAAGTATGAATAAAATTCATCGCAATATGGTTCGTCATTACGAGAAACTATGTATCTGTTTGCATAAAGATATCGACAGTTGTATAAGTCGAGTTCAGTTAACAAGAATCCTATCTGAATTTGATTATGATTCCTTTTTGACAATTTGTGATGAAGTATACTCTTCTACAGAATGGATATCTATTGATGGGAAGGAACTTCGAGGAAGTATAGATTCTAAAAGCAATAAAAAGAGAGGGTTAAGTATTGTTTATTCTATTGGTCATAACACAAATATACAGCAGTTATTAGGCTTTTATGATGGAACAAAAGAGAGTGAAAAGAACATTGTTTATGATCATATTCTTGAGTTGCCAGAGAAGGCAAAGGTAACACTAGATGCAATGCATAATTCAGAAAATCTGTTGTCTAATATTCACCAAAATAGTCGATTCTATTTAACTCAAATAAAGTCCAATCAGCAGAAATTAAAGGATGACTTAGTACATACATCCAATCATATAAAAGTAGATGATGTGATGACAGAAATAGACAAGTCACATGGAAGAATAGACTCTAGGAAGTACGAAATATACCCAATAAATACAGAAATGTTAGATCCTAGATGGTGTAATAGTGGCATATGTAATATGATTAAAGTGACAAGAGAGAGTTATAATGTAAAGAGAGATAAAAGGAGTACAGAAACACGATATTATATCACAAATTATAATGGGAAAATCGATGAAATTGCTGGAGCTATTAGAGGTCATTGGAAAATAGAAATAATGAATCGTATTCGTGATGTTAATTTTGGAGAAGACAAATTAAAGTCTTTAGATCATGGATTGCAAAAATCGATATCCTCTATTATGTTATTTATATGCAGTAAGTTAATGGAAATAAATAGTTACAACAACTTAAATATTTTAAGAGAAGAACTTGTGCACAATACTGATAAAATACACGATGTCTTCGCTGCTTAA
- a CDS encoding DUF4065 domain-containing protein, whose amino-acid sequence MNYTALDIASFFIKKGVTPLKLQKLLYYTQVWYFVKTKKYLMQESFQAWIYGPVVYDVWNSFRFIRRSDNIPQHKAKEVDLTSIQDHLTEVWNTYGHLKGSTLVDLTHNELPWKVSRKGLLTNQPSNNFIIIDKSTLKDFYLTQDGRVPKVQLGDSSSLGNFSN is encoded by the coding sequence ATGAATTACACAGCACTTGACATAGCATCGTTCTTTATAAAGAAAGGAGTTACTCCATTGAAACTTCAAAAACTTCTTTATTATACTCAAGTATGGTATTTTGTTAAGACTAAGAAATATCTTATGCAAGAATCTTTTCAAGCATGGATATATGGCCCAGTTGTATATGATGTATGGAATAGCTTTAGATTTATAAGACGTAGTGATAATATCCCACAACACAAAGCAAAAGAAGTTGATTTAACTAGTATTCAAGATCACCTAACTGAGGTTTGGAATACATATGGTCACCTTAAAGGATCTACACTTGTTGACTTAACTCATAATGAACTTCCATGGAAGGTTAGTCGAAAAGGATTGTTAACTAATCAGCCAAGCAATAACTTTATCATAATTGATAAATCCACATTAAAAGACTTCTACCTTACACAAGATGGAAGAGTTCCTAAAGTACAATTAGGTGATTCCAGTTCTTTAGGTAATTTCTCTAATTAA
- a CDS encoding TonB-dependent receptor yields the protein MKLKEKIFLLIVLSMGFQQPLYSQHLTSHILMENGDPLENANAYILSQKDSSFVEGTVSDRDGLVTINLDKGSYLMRISYVGYETQWEKVDLSQNMDLGTIKMIPLAGLDEVNVVAQRARIISKSDKVIFKVEDTYASNTSSDSYELLSKAPGLIVDTNNKTIGIIGKGTVIVCVNDKEVHLDGDALTAYLSSINPKDVKDIEIIDNPSSRFDASGNAGVLNIVMKKKVEDFLGGNISTNVRKREHGLDYGGNGSITFKKNRFSMNTSISRKKREYQTNTILKQEHQNNLLVNEDATEFRDNNINGIRTQANYDFSPKLSLSVGYNLSNYRYGNVREGDQRTDIFKENKYQRDHQNQYNNDEKNRSSVHNLYTQVDLTTNAKGDKLQLQSGTVRSKDKTDNNLINHITPKTVTVADQLSRTKKDSEFSTFALDYYIKRDNGFELSFGAKYSDSKSSGAFRTTNEADILLLDKPQSLSSNFVYNETIYASYIEATKKFKKLYLRAGLRGEKTKTEAIETVIDSVNTNDYMRYFPNVIIGYNASNGTSITFSFNKRFTRPWIWALNPATYYVGSKLIDQGNPFLKPMNSDNFSLRLGLKDFVASIGYIENRSMFNNQVSHFDEKREVFVWNRFNNYKQNKAYFNLNYNFHFKWWTCRLTSSTAWQVTSNTDNRFTIEDNETWSSYFRIDNDFKPFVNTAWKGLSFNLNYWGNTDKEGKSEKTYGSSSLSFAANLSLMKEKLHITLSGNDILNKQIYKMDMYQNNTITNFSKSNDIRSITLSLSYSFGGNIDFKTKQVNRKEMNRL from the coding sequence ATGAAATTGAAAGAAAAAATTTTCCTATTGATAGTCCTTAGTATGGGCTTTCAACAACCTCTTTATTCGCAACATTTGACCTCACATATCCTCATGGAAAATGGGGATCCCTTAGAGAATGCAAATGCTTATATACTATCTCAGAAAGACAGCTCCTTTGTTGAAGGAACGGTATCAGATAGGGATGGATTGGTAACAATAAACTTAGATAAAGGATCCTATTTAATGAGAATTAGCTATGTAGGCTACGAAACACAATGGGAAAAAGTTGATCTATCCCAAAACATGGATTTAGGAACAATCAAAATGATACCATTGGCAGGACTTGACGAGGTAAATGTGGTGGCTCAAAGAGCACGAATCATTTCAAAAAGCGACAAAGTAATATTTAAAGTCGAAGATACCTATGCTAGCAATACCAGTTCCGACAGCTATGAATTGCTATCTAAAGCTCCTGGATTAATTGTAGACACCAACAACAAAACAATTGGAATTATTGGAAAAGGTACAGTCATTGTATGTGTAAATGACAAAGAAGTTCATCTTGACGGAGATGCATTAACTGCCTACCTAAGTTCCATTAATCCCAAAGACGTGAAAGATATTGAGATCATCGACAACCCATCTTCGCGGTTCGATGCAAGTGGGAATGCTGGGGTTCTTAATATAGTCATGAAGAAAAAGGTAGAAGACTTTTTAGGAGGTAATATATCAACCAATGTTCGAAAAAGAGAACATGGATTGGATTATGGCGGCAATGGTTCTATCACTTTTAAAAAGAATCGATTTAGTATGAATACTTCGATCAGTCGAAAAAAAAGAGAGTACCAGACCAATACCATTCTAAAACAAGAGCATCAAAATAATCTCTTGGTCAATGAGGATGCAACAGAGTTTCGGGATAATAATATCAACGGTATTCGTACTCAAGCAAACTATGATTTCTCACCCAAACTTTCCCTTAGTGTTGGATACAATCTTTCAAATTACCGCTATGGAAATGTTCGAGAAGGAGACCAAAGAACCGATATCTTTAAAGAGAATAAATACCAAAGAGATCACCAAAATCAATACAATAACGACGAAAAGAATCGAAGTAGTGTGCACAATCTCTATACACAAGTAGATTTGACCACCAATGCAAAGGGAGATAAACTACAACTTCAATCGGGAACAGTTCGATCGAAGGATAAAACAGACAACAATCTTATCAACCATATTACTCCTAAAACAGTCACCGTAGCAGATCAACTAAGTAGGACAAAAAAGGATAGTGAGTTCTCAACCTTTGCACTAGACTACTATATAAAAAGAGACAATGGCTTCGAATTATCGTTTGGTGCAAAATATAGTGATAGCAAATCTAGTGGAGCGTTTCGTACCACCAATGAGGCTGATATTCTTTTATTAGATAAGCCACAAAGTCTATCATCAAACTTTGTCTACAACGAAACTATCTATGCATCGTATATTGAGGCAACAAAGAAATTTAAAAAATTATACCTAAGGGCTGGATTGCGAGGTGAAAAAACCAAGACAGAAGCGATAGAGACAGTTATTGATAGTGTGAACACGAATGACTATATGCGATATTTTCCCAATGTTATCATAGGTTATAATGCATCGAATGGAACCAGTATCACCTTTTCTTTTAATAAAAGATTTACAAGGCCATGGATTTGGGCACTGAATCCTGCAACCTATTATGTCGGGAGCAAGCTAATTGATCAAGGAAATCCTTTTCTGAAACCGATGAATAGCGACAACTTCTCCCTTCGTTTGGGACTGAAAGACTTTGTTGCATCGATAGGATATATTGAAAACAGAAGTATGTTCAATAACCAAGTCTCTCACTTCGATGAAAAGAGAGAAGTGTTTGTTTGGAATCGTTTCAATAACTATAAACAGAATAAAGCTTACTTCAACCTAAACTACAATTTTCATTTTAAATGGTGGACCTGTCGCCTAACCAGCTCTACTGCATGGCAAGTAACCTCGAATACAGACAATCGTTTTACGATTGAAGACAATGAGACTTGGAGTAGCTACTTTAGAATAGACAACGACTTTAAGCCATTTGTAAATACTGCATGGAAGGGACTTTCCTTTAACCTAAACTATTGGGGTAATACAGACAAAGAGGGTAAAAGTGAAAAAACGTATGGAAGTTCTAGCTTGAGTTTTGCAGCAAACTTAAGCCTAATGAAAGAGAAGCTACACATTACGCTTTCTGGTAACGATATCCTGAACAAACAGATATATAAAATGGATATGTATCAAAATAACACCATTACCAACTTCTCAAAATCAAATGATATACGCAGCATTACGTTATCATTAAGTTACTCGTTTGGAGGAAATATAGACTTCAAGACCAAACAGGTAAACAGGAAAGAGATGAACAGATTGTAA
- a CDS encoding threonine/serine exporter family protein, with product MRKELEIEEKYRIIVRLAKMLHKYGTSSFRVEAYVTEVVQHWGLNCDILDSPTSLSFSFSDGNHDGKALLIRSKPGEINLGALSKVTKLIYRILEDKYDLSEITERLDAIESEKPYYSNFVEFLSFALGSGGFSLLYDSNWVTCFISVFLGGVVYLLWKYAMNHNFMIGMFEILSTFVSAVLACVLSLYFPELSIPIAILSAVIVYVPGLSISLALEELSSRGLLAGTARLMDAFVVMIKLIVGALVGVQLMEKLLEIPHTYTIDPVTPLTKGLAIVLLSFCIAVLFNVQKREVIFGVISGSIAYLCSYMLGQYIGEIPAIFVASMLVGIYSCLLGGWRDVPTLVYIVQGIIIMVPGSRSYIGITDFYFNQPTTPSDNMGQSALFMFAAILGGLIISNSIFTMDNLKRIQRFRDRFLHRRTISS from the coding sequence ATGAGAAAAGAATTAGAAATAGAAGAGAAGTATCGTATCATTGTTCGTTTGGCAAAGATGTTGCATAAGTATGGAACATCCTCTTTTCGTGTTGAAGCATATGTTACAGAGGTCGTTCAACATTGGGGATTAAATTGTGATATCCTTGATTCTCCCACCTCCCTGTCTTTCTCTTTCTCTGATGGGAACCATGATGGAAAGGCTTTGCTAATACGTTCAAAACCAGGAGAAATTAATTTGGGCGCACTTTCAAAAGTGACCAAGTTAATTTATCGTATCCTTGAAGATAAATATGATTTATCAGAAATAACTGAACGGCTGGATGCCATTGAGTCGGAAAAACCTTATTACAGTAATTTTGTTGAGTTCCTATCTTTTGCTTTAGGTTCGGGGGGATTCTCTTTACTCTATGACTCGAATTGGGTCACCTGTTTTATCTCTGTTTTTCTTGGTGGGGTTGTTTACCTATTGTGGAAGTATGCGATGAACCACAACTTCATGATTGGAATGTTTGAAATACTCTCGACTTTTGTATCTGCTGTATTGGCTTGTGTTTTAAGCCTCTACTTTCCAGAGTTGAGTATTCCTATAGCAATACTATCTGCCGTCATTGTTTATGTACCTGGGTTAAGTATTTCATTGGCTTTAGAGGAGCTCTCGAGTAGAGGTCTTCTGGCTGGGACAGCACGTCTGATGGATGCTTTTGTGGTAATGATTAAACTTATTGTAGGGGCTTTAGTCGGAGTTCAGTTGATGGAGAAGTTATTAGAGATACCCCATACTTATACCATAGATCCCGTTACTCCATTAACCAAAGGATTGGCTATTGTGTTACTCTCATTTTGCATTGCTGTTCTCTTTAATGTTCAGAAAAGAGAGGTGATCTTTGGTGTAATTTCTGGTTCTATAGCCTACCTATGCTCCTATATGTTAGGGCAATATATCGGAGAAATCCCGGCTATATTTGTCGCTTCGATGCTTGTCGGTATTTATAGTTGCCTACTTGGAGGTTGGAGAGATGTACCAACATTAGTCTATATTGTACAGGGAATTATCATCATGGTGCCAGGAAGTCGATCTTATATTGGAATTACGGACTTCTATTTTAATCAACCGACTACTCCTTCAGATAATATGGGACAATCGGCACTTTTTATGTTTGCAGCCATTTTAGGAGGTCTGATCATCTCTAACTCTATTTTCACGATGGATAACCTCAAGAGAATACAGCGATTTCGTGATCGTTTTCTACATAGAAGAACTATCTCTTCATAA